The proteins below are encoded in one region of Brassica napus cultivar Da-Ae chromosome A6, Da-Ae, whole genome shotgun sequence:
- the LOC106346038 gene encoding uncharacterized protein At1g51745, protein MESNDDQNLKAINASVGRLVWVRLRNGSWWPGQTLLHEEVPESSLLSPKLGTPIKLLGRDDVGIDWYVLEKSKSVKAFRCGEYDAHIEKAKASAAAARASSKKTVKCTRRENAIISALEIENAHLAKEDHPDNNLCSEEEDDEVTESEDRGEAEDELELLQSSMSSQEMVKVEPKRRRTPNDSEEDGTEGNKRMRGLEDIGKEHVGATVLHRQEMGSICDVNLSNGYIVSNGYKACSPLSLKIKRSQVTNGSECSKRKNRSRQLTKVLECTAMVCVPGTSDQLVTSGLEPVESMKSVSVVINNNSDSTGVSCENAPENVVGDSHNNKAKDSETSSVSVSAEDAVQLYDVPLTEGEAKHSAGFPAACTISSSRAALVSALTRRCSHDVSVKKEARNGSAFANPPDTQLVIWNSNGIEKSTSKWKLKGKRNSRQRSKKQEARSGVYSEEANNNRPLLLPALFEVKIEVRASCNKPRVPLVSRMSKLNGKAIVGHPVSVEALEESYYNGMVMSQAVVKAKSLSKKKSNKRKTTGPFGKSSKSKKKSSSLSVKTRRLSTLTERSKKQTIEKLKETVVACIPLKVVFSRINQVLKGSARQTQHRALPSAVKT, encoded by the exons ATGGAGAGTAATGATGACCAAAACCTGAAGGCTATTAATGCTTCAGTAGGAAGATTGGTCTGGGTTCGTCTCCGTAACGGTTCTTGGTGGCCAGGACAGACTCTGCTTCATGAGGAAGTTCCTGAAAGCTCTCTGCTTTCTCCAAAACTCGGCACTCCTATAAAGCTTCTAGGTCGTGATGATGTTGGCAT TGATTGGTATGTACTTGAAAAGTCCAAGAGCGTGAAGGCGTTTCGTTGTGGAGAGTATGATGCTCACATTGAGAAAGCAAAGGCTTCTGCTGCTGCAGCGAGGGCTAGTAGTAAGAAGACTGTCAAATGTACTCGCCGAGAGAATGCCATTATCAGTGCCTTAGAGATTGAGAATGCACATCTTGCAAAAGAAGACCATCCAGACAATAATTTGTGTAGtgaggaggaagatgatgagGTTACAGAATCTGAAGATAGAGGAGAAGCTGAAGATGAACTTGAGCTATTGCAATCTAGTATGTCTTCCCAAGAAATGGTGAAGGTGGAgccaaagagaagaagaacaccgAATGACTCTGAAGAAGATGGGACTGAAGGAAACAAGCGAATGAGAGGGCTTGAGGACATTGGAAAAGAACATGTGGGTGCTACTGTCTTGCATAGGCAAGAAATGGGTTCAATCTGTGATGTAAACCTCAGTAATGGCTATATTGTTTCCAATGGGTACAAGGCATGCTCACCGTTGTCACTGAAAATAAAAAGGTCCCAAGTCACTAACGGTAGTGAGTGCTCTAAAAGGAAAAACCGAAGCCGGCAACTGACAAAGGTGTTAGAGTGTACAGCTATGGTCTGTGTCCCTGGTACCTCTGACCAGCTTGTCACATCTGGATTGGAGCCTGTTGAATCCATGAAGAGTGTATCTGTTGTAATCAACAATAACTCAGATAGCACTGGGGTCTCATGCGAGAATGCTCCTGAGAATGTTGTTGGAGACTCACATAACAACAAGGCAAAAGACAGTGAAACTTCCAGCGTATCAGTTTCAGCGGAAGACGCTGTGCAGTTATACGATGTTCCATTAACTGAAGGAGAAGCAAAACACTCTGCAG GTTTTCCAGCAGCTTGCACCATTTCCTCATCAAGGGCAGCTCTTGTTTCCGCCTTGACAAGGCGGTGTAGTCATGATGTGTCTGTTAAGAAAGAGGCAAGAAATGGATCAGCTTTTGCAAATCCACCAGATACACAACTTGTCATCTGGAACTCGAACGGGATTGAGAAGAGCACTTCTAAGTGGAAGCTAAAAGGAAAGAGGAACTCAAGGCAGAGGAGTAAGAAACAAGAAGCGAGAAGTGGTGTGTACAGCGAGGAAGCTAATAATAACAGGCCACTGCTTCTTCCTGCGCTGTTCGAAGTGAAGATTGAAGTAAGAGCTAGCTGTAACAAACCACGAGTTCCACTGGTTTCTCGTATGAGTAAACTGAACGGTAAAGCTATTGTGGGGCATCCTGTAAGTGTTGAAGCCTTGGAAGAAAGCTACTACAACGGTATGGTGATGTCTCAAGCTGTTGTAAAGGCAAAGTCATTGTCTAAAAAGAAGAGCAACAAGAGGAAAACAACTGGTCCTTTTGGAAAGTCATCGAAGTCAAAGAAGAAATCGTCTTCCCTATCGGTAaagacaagaaggctctctaCTCTGACGgaaagaagcaagaagcagacaATAGAAAAGCTAAAGGAAACGGTTGTGGCTTGTATACCGTTGAAAGTAGTGTTTAGTAGGATAAACCAAGTGTTGAAAGGCTCAGCAAGACAAACACAACACCGAGCATTGCCATCTGCTGTCAAAACATGA
- the LOC106346046 gene encoding syntaxin-81, with protein MSRFRDRTEDFKDSVRKSAISDGYTEAKVASTMASFIIHKPKERSPFTRAALKTLESIKELDQFMMKHRKDYVDMHRTTEHEKDSIEQEITSFIKACKEQIDVLKNSIRNEEANSKGWLGLAADNFNADTIAHKHGVVLILSEKLHSVTAQFDQLRATRFQDIINRAMPRRKPKRITKEASPVNATLANPEPIEPNEIQAQPRRLQQQQLLDDETQALQVELSNLLDGARQTETKMVEMSALNHLMATHVLQQAQQIEVLYDQAVEATKNVELGNKELSQAIQRNSSSRTFLLLFFFVLTFSVLFLDWYS; from the exons atgTCGAGATTCAGAGACAGAACAGAGGATTTCAAGGACTCTGTTCGCAAATCCGCTATCTCTGATGGCTACACCGAG GCTAAAGTGGCATCGACGATGGCGTCTTTTATCATACATAAGCCAAAGGAGAGGTCTCCTTTCACCAGGGCTGCTCTCAAAACG CTGGAAAGCATCAAGGAGTTGGATCAGTTTATGATGAAGCATCGTAAGGACTATGTTGATATGCACCGCACTACTGAACATGAAAAGGATAGCATTGAACAAGAA ATTACTTCTTTTATTAAAGCATGCAAAGAACAGATCGATGTACTCAAAAACAGCATTAGAAACGAAGAAGCAAACTCCAAAGGATGGCTTGGCCTCGCAGCTGATAACTTCAATGCTGATACTATAGCACACAAACATGGAGTG GTTTTGATTCTGAGCGAGAAGCTACATTCAGTCACTGCACAGTTTGACCAGCTTAGAGCTACTCGTTTCCAAGATATTATTAACCGAGCTATGCCTAGAAGAAAACCCAAGAGGATCACGAAGGAAGCTAGTCCAGTTAATGCAACTCTAGCAAATCCGGAGCCCATAGAACCCAATGAAATTCAGGCCCAGCCTCGTAGATTACAACAACAACAGCTTCTAGACGATGAAACACAAGCCCTTCAA GTAGAGCTGAGTAATCTTTTAGATGGCGCTAGGCAGACGGAGACTAAGATGGTGGAGATGTCTGCATTGAACCACTTGATGGCAACTCATGTTCTGCAACAAGCCCAACAGATTGAAGTTTTATATGACCAG GCTGTTGAGGCAACCAAGAACGTGGAGCTTGGAAACAAAGAGCTTTCTCAAGCAATCCAGCGTAACAGCAGCAGCAGAACCTTTCTCTTGCTGTTTTTCTTCGTCCTTACTTTCTCTGTCTTGTTCTTAGATTGGTACAGTTAG